Below is a genomic region from Pyxidicoccus trucidator.
CACGCCCATGCCGGGGTCCGGCATCGGGTCTGTCCCCACGCGCGTCACGTTCTTCAGCGCCTCCGGCCCCACGCCGATGAGCATGGCGCCCTTCACCGGCCGGCCCAGCTTCCCGTCCTCAATCTGGTACGCCTCGCTCACCTCGAAGACGAAGTTGCCGTTGGTGATGTCCACCTGCCCGCCGCCGAAGGTGGCGCAATACAGGCCGCGCTTCACCTCCTTGAGGATGTCCTCGGGGGCATGGTCTCCGGGGGCGAGGAAGGTGTTCGTCATGCGCGGCAGCGGCAGGTGCTTGAAGGACTCGCGCCGTCCGCTGCCGGTGGTGCGCTGGCCCATCAGCTTCGCGTTGAGGCCGTCATAGAGGTAGTTCTTGAGGACGCCGTTCTCGATGAGGACCTTGCGCTCCCCGGGGTTGCCCTCGTCGTCGATGTTGATGGAGCCGCGGCCGCTGGACACGGTGCCGTCGTCGATGACCGTGACGAGGTCCGACGCCACCTTCTGCCCCAGCTTGCCGGCGAAGAGGGACGTGCCCTTGCGGATGAAGTCCGCCTCCAGGCCGTGGCCCACCGCCTCGTGCAGGAGGATGCCGCTCCAGCCCGGCGCCAGCACCACCGTCTGCGGGCCCGCCGCGCAGTCCACCGCGCCCAGCGTGGCCACCGCCTGCCGCGCGGCCTCGCGGCCCACGGACTCCGGCGGGAAGCCGTCCCAGTGGGAGAAGGACACCCGGCCGCCGCCGCCGTACATGCCGGTGCGCTGCTCGCCGCCCTTGCCCTGGGCCACCACCTGGACGGCCATGCGGCACAAGTCCTGGGTGTCCTCGGTGTAGCGCCCCTCCGTGTTGGCCACGGCGATGCGGCGCGTCTGGTCCACGTACGTGGCATTCACCTGCTTCACCCGCGAGTCGAACGCGCGGGCCGCCTTGTCGGCGCGGGTCAGCAGGGCCGTCTTCAGCGACACCTCCACGTCCATCAGCGGGGTGCCGACGCGGTAGTAGCTGGGCACCGCGGCGCGGCGCACCGCGAAGCTGCGCTCGGCGCCGCCACCCTGGGCAATCATCGCCGCCGTGGAGGCCGCGCGCAGCAGCGCCGGCTCGTCCCAGTCGTCCGAGTAGGCATAGCCCACCTTGCCCCCGGAGATGACGCGCACGCCGACGCCCTGGATGAGGCCCGTCTGCGCGCTCTTGATGCGCGACTCCTCCAGCATCACCGCGGTGGTGAGCGTGCGCTCCACGTACACCTCCGCGAAGTCACCCCCGCGCTCCATGGCGACGGCGAGCAGGCGCTCGACGAGCGGCTGGGGCAGCAGCGGGGCGGCCGAGGGCCCCCGGGCCACCGGGGGGGCAAGCTGGGAAGCAGGGGCGCGCCGTGGGGACGCTGAGGCTCGGGGCATGGTCAGGGACTCCCGGAGTGAAGCCGTTGGGGGATGTGGGCACCTACATAGGAGGCGGCGCCGCCCGGAGCAACGCACAATGCCCGCCCTTCTTTCCCGGATGATCCACCAGTCTGCATTCCCACCGTGGGAACGGCGCTCTAAGATGTCCGCCGTTTCGAGACTGGAACCCACCCCATGCCTCCTCGTCCTCCTCCCTCCTCCCGCGCTGGTGCCGGCCGTTCCGGCGGCGGCTCGGGAGCAGACCCCAAGTCACCCGGCCGGAACCGGCCACCCCGGGGCACGCCCTCGTCCGAGGACGAGGACTTCGCCGCGCCCTTGACGGGGGAGGAGGGCTACCCCGAGGACGGTCCTCCCAACCCGGAGCTGTACGGTGACGCCAGCGGCGCGCAGAGCTCGCGCCGGGACATGACGCGCGTGGCCTCCGTGCAGGACGTGGAGGAGGAGCGCGGCCGCGAGGACGACGACGACAACCCGGAGGCCACGCGCGCGGGCCCCCCGGTGCAGATGGTGGTGCTGGCGGGGCCGGACCGGGGCCGCAAGAAGCGCTTCCAGAGCGTGCGGATGGTCATCGGCCGCAACAAGGACTGCGACTTCAGCCTCGAGGACCAGTCGGTGTCCCGCCGTCACCTGGAGCTGGTGTACGGCCAGAATGGCGTGGTGATG
It encodes:
- a CDS encoding TldD/PmbA family protein; protein product: MPRASASPRRAPASQLAPPVARGPSAAPLLPQPLVERLLAVAMERGGDFAEVYVERTLTTAVMLEESRIKSAQTGLIQGVGVRVISGGKVGYAYSDDWDEPALLRAASTAAMIAQGGGAERSFAVRRAAVPSYYRVGTPLMDVEVSLKTALLTRADKAARAFDSRVKQVNATYVDQTRRIAVANTEGRYTEDTQDLCRMAVQVVAQGKGGEQRTGMYGGGGRVSFSHWDGFPPESVGREAARQAVATLGAVDCAAGPQTVVLAPGWSGILLHEAVGHGLEADFIRKGTSLFAGKLGQKVASDLVTVIDDGTVSSGRGSINIDDEGNPGERKVLIENGVLKNYLYDGLNAKLMGQRTTGSGRRESFKHLPLPRMTNTFLAPGDHAPEDILKEVKRGLYCATFGGGQVDITNGNFVFEVSEAYQIEDGKLGRPVKGAMLIGVGPEALKNVTRVGTDPMPDPGMGVCMKDGQMLPVGVGLPTLRIDNVTVGGTKVA